In Homalodisca vitripennis isolate AUS2020 unplaced genomic scaffold, UT_GWSS_2.1 ScUCBcl_10215;HRSCAF=18991, whole genome shotgun sequence, the following are encoded in one genomic region:
- the LOC124374801 gene encoding uncharacterized protein LOC124374801 yields MGDFVSHLKCEMTSLYKAEVEQSNKARWYRDVQRDLPMVPWFKNAKIGRSKLVTIIRLRLGHAQVNETLFRINCYFTEKCLKCTLNVKESLQHLIFECPTYDSFREPLIQHLKEKKVRPPFYLKELLGLNPFRSRKSPGGPQA; encoded by the exons ATGGGTGACTTTGTCAgccatttaaaatgtgaaatgacATCCTTATACAAAGCTGAAGTAGAACAAAGCAATAAAGCAAGATGGTATAGGGATGTGCAGCGGGACCTTCCTATGGTCCCATGGTTTAAGAATGCTAAGATAGGAAGAAGTAAACTAGTCACAATAATTAGGCTAAGACTGGGTCATGCACAGGTAAATGAAACTTTATTCAGAATAAACTGCTACTTTACTGAAAAATGTCTCAAGTGTACATTGAATGTGAAAGAAAGTCTTCAGCACCTAATCTTTGAATGCCCAACATATGATAGCTTCAGAGAaccattaatacaacatttaaaggaaAAGAAAGTAAGGCCACCATTCTATCTCAAAGAGCTGTTG GGTCTGAATCCTTTTCGGAGTAGAAAGTCGCCTGGAGGACCTCAGGCGTGA